The following are encoded together in the Hemicordylus capensis ecotype Gifberg chromosome 4, rHemCap1.1.pri, whole genome shotgun sequence genome:
- the LOC128323246 gene encoding mas-related G-protein coupled receptor member H-like, translating to MVWVLWLLCRTRLPGPKYRSSIVLCVVGLVGNGIVIWFLGFHIKRNPFTTYILNLAVADFGLLISVPVTILHPILTTYILWIIFHIFYGFFVLFYSIGQLLLTAISVDRCVSVLFPIWYRCHWPPKLSTIVCVLIWVLSSVFNGIHIILFMSQNWYFEPTNYQFVLNAILCLPLITISTLILFIRICFKSQQHRRGKILIVVLLSLLFYLFFAFPLNAVYLIFVYFPFNGFSYSVECLHLSASLNSSVNPFIYFLVGRKKRRQSKQSMKVLLQRVFKEEEVSGADEEPSLETQL from the exons ATGGTGTGGGTGCTGTGGCTACTGTGCCGCACGAGGCTGCCTGGGCCAA aGTATAGGTCTTCgattgtgctctgtgttg TTGGACTTGTGGGGAATGGAATTGTCATCTGGTTTCTTGGCTTCCACATTAAGAGGAATCCTTTCACTACCTATATCCTGAACCTGGCTGTGGCCGACTTTGGACTCCTCATATCAGTGCCTGTGACAATTTTACACCCAATATTAACTACTTATATTTTATGGattatttttcatatattttatgGTTTTTTCGTACTCTTTTATAGCATTGGTCAACTTCTACTGACAGCCATCAGTGTGGACAGGTGTGTGTCTGTCCTCTTCCCAATTTGGTATCGATGCCACTGGCCACCAAAACTGTCCACCATTGTCTGTGTGCTCATATGGGTTCTCTCTTCTGTATTTAATGGGATTCACATCATTCTCTTTATGTCTCAGAATTGGTATTTTGAACCAACCAACTATCAatttgttttgaatgcaattcTCTGCCTCCCACTCATCACTATCTCTACTTTGATACTGTTCATCCGAATCTGCTTTAAATCGCAACAGCATAGGCGGGGGAAAATCTTAATTGTTGTCTTGCTTAGCCTCCTCTTCTATCTCTTCTTTGCTTTTCCACTTAATGCTGTTTACCTAATctttgtttattttccttttaatgGATTCAGCTATTCAGTGGAATGCCTGCATTTAAGCGCCTCCTTAAACAGCAGTGTTAACCCTTTCATTTATTTCTTGGTtgggagaaagaagaggagacaATCTAAGCAAAGTATGAAGGTCCTACTCCAGAGGGTTTTCAAGGAGGAAGAAGTCTCTGGAGCAGATGAGGAACCGTCATTAGAAACCCAGTTATGA